A genomic stretch from Alosa sapidissima isolate fAloSap1 chromosome 3, fAloSap1.pri, whole genome shotgun sequence includes:
- the LOC121705279 gene encoding somatostatin receptor type 2-like translates to MKTTTNIYILNLAVADVLCMGSLPFVGAQLALAHWPFGVALCRLVLTLDSLNQFTSIFCLAVMSVDRYLAVVHPLRSARWRKPSVARRVSVGVWAASLVVNVPVMVFSGVMTRGDTHSCNVLWPEPQDLFNTAFILYTFLLGFCLPLAAICLCYLLIIIKVRSSGVRVGSSRRRRSERKVTRMVSIVVAVFVLCWLPFYAFNVAAVMCTLSNRLKSTFELVVVLAYANSCANPVLYAFLSDNFNKSFQNILCLRRVSSLDDVEHSDSRHDRTRILNNVTIETHGTLLNGDLQTSI, encoded by the exons ATGAAGACCACCACCAACATCTACATCCTGAACCTGGCGGTGGCCGATGTGCTGTGCATGGGCAGCCTGCCCTTCGTGGGGGCGCAGCTGGCTCTGGCGCACTGGCCCTTCGGCGTGGCGCTGTGCCGCCTCGTGCTCACGCTCGACTCGCTCAACCAGTTCACCAGCATCTTCTGCCTGGCGGTGATGAGCGTGGACCGCTACCTGGCCGTGGTGCACCCGCTACGCTCCGCGCGCTGGCGCAAGCCGTCCGTCGCCCGCCGGGTCAGCGTGGGCGTGTGGGCCGCCTCGCTCGTGGTGAACGTGCCGGTCATGGTGTTCAGCGGCGTGATGACGCGTGGcgacacacactcctgcaacGTGCTGTGGCCAGAGCCGCAGGACCTGTTCAACACCGCGTTCATCCTCTACACCTTCCTCCTCGGCTTCTGCCTCCCACTCGCCGCCATATGCCTCTGCTACCTGCTCATCATCATTAAG gtgAGGTCGTCGGGTGTGCGCGTGGGCTCTAGCAGGAGGCGGCGTTCAGAGCGGAAGGTGACGCGCATGGTGTCCATCGTGGTGGCGGTGTTCGTGCTGTGCTGGCTGCCCTTCTACGCGTTCAACGTTGCCGCGGTGATGTGCACGCTTAGCAACCGGCTGAAGAGCACGTTCGAGCTGGTGGTGGTCCTGGCGTACGCCAACTCCTGCGCCAACCCCGTGCTCTACGCCTTCCTCTCCGACAACTTCAACAAGAGCTTCCAGAACATTCTGTGTCTGCGTCGCGTCAGCAGCCTCGACGACGTGGAGCACAGCGACAGCCGCCACGACCGCACGCGCATCCTCAACAACGTCACCATAGAAACGCATGGCACACTGCTCAACGGCGACCTGCAGACCAGCATCTGA